A single Desertibacillus haloalkaliphilus DNA region contains:
- a CDS encoding PspA/IM30 family protein yields MFKFFKRVKTVVGSELNAMLDRTEDPVKMLDQMMREMAEDIRESETSVAKLIANEKLLYKKYQDAEKMAQKREEQAIKALEAGDEDLAKRALEDKKSHSEQAESLKESYDTAKADADALREKLEEMKNEYNEMKLKKDSLKARAESAKTRKKMNRAMSSVGNDQSKQGFERMEEKVMEMEAEAETTEDLHASSRSLDDELDALDKNSVDDELEALKKRLGKE; encoded by the coding sequence ATGTTTAAATTTTTTAAGCGTGTCAAAACAGTTGTAGGCTCTGAATTAAATGCGATGTTAGACCGAACAGAGGATCCAGTAAAAATGTTAGATCAAATGATGAGAGAGATGGCAGAGGATATCCGCGAATCTGAAACTTCTGTTGCTAAATTGATAGCGAATGAAAAACTTCTGTATAAAAAATATCAAGATGCAGAAAAGATGGCACAAAAACGTGAGGAACAAGCGATTAAGGCGTTAGAAGCAGGCGATGAGGATTTAGCAAAACGTGCATTAGAGGATAAGAAATCACATAGTGAGCAAGCGGAGTCATTAAAGGAATCCTATGATACGGCAAAAGCAGATGCTGATGCATTGCGAGAGAAGTTAGAGGAAATGAAAAATGAATACAATGAAATGAAGTTAAAGAAAGATTCATTAAAAGCACGAGCAGAATCAGCAAAGACTCGCAAGAAAATGAACCGTGCGATGTCTTCTGTTGGTAACGACCAATCAAAACAAGGTTTTGAGCGAATGGAAGAAAAGGTAATGGAGATGGAAGCAGAGGCAGAAACGACGGAAGACCTGCATGCATCAAGTCGTAGTTTAGATGATGAATTAGATGCCCTTGAT